In one window of Azoarcus olearius DNA:
- the pap gene encoding polyphosphate:AMP phosphotransferase: MFESAELGHKTTKEDYEAAEPALRAALLEAQYDLLDLREFAVVVLINGIDGAGKGETVNLLNEWMDPRHIQTWAFDDPTGEEAERPFMWRFWRALPAKGKIGVLFNNWYTEPIRGRVDRSAKRAEFEQQVDAIRRFEAMLVREGVLLVKFWFHLSKAGQKKRLKELEKDERTRWRVTERDWRFFEKYERYRDVAAYALRQTSTGDAPWTIVDGSDPRYRALFVGRSLLDALQRRLAVCGSKWAPRQTAAPLPVQVDRLTLLNSLTLRQPVERKHYEDELERWQGRLALLTRSEAFRQRALILVFEGADAAGKGGAIRRVTAALDARQYRIVPIAAPTEEERAQPYLWRFWRHLPRQGKVLVFDRSWYGRVLVERVEGYCAEADWMRAYAEINDFEDQLVAAGAVVVKFWLAISKDEQLTRFKAREAEPHKRFKITEEDWRNRDKWDHYAQAVCDMVDRTSTEIAPWTLVEADNKYFARLKVLRTVCAALSAALEPGRERGRA, translated from the coding sequence ATGTTCGAGTCGGCGGAACTCGGTCACAAGACCACCAAGGAAGACTACGAGGCGGCCGAGCCGGCCTTGCGCGCAGCGCTGCTGGAGGCGCAGTACGACTTGCTCGACCTGCGCGAATTCGCCGTCGTGGTGCTGATCAACGGCATCGACGGTGCCGGCAAGGGCGAGACGGTCAACCTGCTCAACGAATGGATGGACCCGCGCCACATCCAGACCTGGGCCTTCGACGACCCCACCGGCGAAGAGGCCGAGCGCCCCTTCATGTGGAGGTTCTGGCGCGCGCTGCCGGCCAAGGGCAAGATCGGCGTGCTGTTCAACAACTGGTACACCGAACCGATCCGGGGCAGGGTGGATCGCAGCGCGAAACGGGCGGAGTTCGAGCAGCAGGTGGACGCGATCCGCCGCTTCGAGGCGATGCTGGTGCGCGAAGGCGTGCTGCTGGTGAAGTTCTGGTTCCACCTGTCGAAGGCCGGGCAGAAGAAGCGCCTGAAAGAGCTGGAAAAGGACGAGCGCACGCGCTGGCGGGTGACCGAGCGCGACTGGCGTTTCTTCGAGAAGTACGAGCGCTATCGCGATGTCGCCGCCTACGCGCTGCGCCAGACCAGCACCGGCGACGCGCCGTGGACCATCGTGGACGGCAGTGACCCGCGCTATCGCGCGCTGTTCGTCGGCCGCAGCCTGCTCGATGCCCTGCAACGGCGGCTGGCGGTGTGCGGCAGCAAATGGGCGCCGCGCCAGACCGCGGCGCCCTTGCCGGTGCAGGTCGACCGCCTGACGCTGCTCAACAGCCTGACGCTGCGGCAGCCCGTGGAGCGCAAGCACTACGAGGATGAACTGGAGCGCTGGCAGGGCCGCCTCGCGCTGCTGACCCGCAGCGAGGCGTTTCGCCAGCGCGCGTTGATACTGGTGTTCGAAGGCGCCGACGCCGCGGGCAAGGGCGGCGCCATCCGCCGTGTGACGGCGGCGCTGGATGCCCGCCAGTACCGCATCGTGCCGATTGCCGCGCCCACCGAGGAAGAGCGCGCGCAGCCCTATTTGTGGCGCTTCTGGCGCCACCTGCCGCGCCAGGGCAAGGTGCTGGTGTTCGACCGCTCGTGGTACGGGCGGGTGCTGGTGGAGCGGGTGGAGGGTTACTGCGCCGAGGCCGACTGGATGCGGGCCTACGCCGAGATCAACGACTTCGAGGATCAGCTCGTGGCTGCCGGGGCGGTTGTCGTGAAGTTCTGGCTCGCGATCAGCAAGGATGAGCAGCTCACCCGCTTCAAGGCGCGCGAGGCGGAGCCGCACAAACGCTTCAAGATCACCGAGGAAGACTGGCGCAACCGCGACAAGTGGGATCACTACGCCCAGGCGGTGTGTGACATGGTCGACCGCACCAGCACCGAGATCGCGCCGTGGACCCTGGTGGAGGCGGACAACAAGTATTTCGCCCGCCTCAAGGTGTTGCGCACGGTGTGCGCGGCGCTTTCCGCGGCGCTGGAGCCGGGCCGCGAACGCGGGCGGGCATAG
- a CDS encoding 16S rRNA (uracil(1498)-N(3))-methyltransferase: MISRFHFPGVLPRHGETALPDAVAHHATRVLRMRDGEPIVLFDGSGAEAEATLVLRGKSAAALISAYREVDRESPLDLVLVQALATGDKMDWIVQKAVELGARAVQPIQAERSVLRLAGERATRRREHWQQVAVGACEQSGRNRIPEVGEILSLQAYLAAAREDRATVRCVLDPAAAQGLSALPRPAGALHLLVGPEGGWSDDELAACAAAHCTPVGLGPRVLRTETAGLAMLAALQARWGDF, from the coding sequence ATGATTTCACGATTCCATTTTCCGGGCGTGCTGCCCCGGCACGGCGAGACGGCGTTGCCCGACGCAGTCGCCCACCACGCAACGCGGGTGTTGAGGATGCGCGATGGCGAACCCATCGTGCTGTTTGACGGGAGTGGGGCGGAGGCGGAGGCCACGCTGGTGCTGCGCGGCAAGTCCGCCGCGGCGCTGATTTCCGCCTATCGCGAGGTGGATCGCGAGTCGCCGCTGGACCTGGTGCTGGTGCAGGCGCTGGCGACCGGCGACAAGATGGACTGGATCGTGCAGAAAGCGGTGGAACTCGGCGCCCGTGCGGTTCAGCCCATCCAGGCCGAGCGTTCGGTGCTGCGGCTGGCGGGCGAGCGCGCGACGCGGCGGCGCGAGCACTGGCAGCAGGTTGCCGTGGGTGCCTGCGAACAAAGCGGGCGCAACCGCATTCCCGAAGTCGGCGAAATCCTTTCGCTGCAGGCTTATCTCGCCGCCGCGCGCGAGGACCGCGCGACGGTTCGCTGCGTGCTCGACCCGGCCGCCGCACAGGGGCTGTCCGCGCTACCGCGCCCGGCGGGTGCGCTGCATCTGCTGGTGGGGCCCGAAGGCGGCTGGAGCGACGATGAACTCGCCGCCTGCGCCGCGGCACACTGCACCCCGGTCGGCCTCGGTCCGCGTGTGCTGCGCACCGAAACCGCCGGGCTCGCGATGCTGGCGGCGCTGCAGGCGCGCTGGGGTGACTTCTGA
- a CDS encoding inositol monophosphatase family protein: MPNAAQRLARARALESLVRDIAREEILPRYLKSARSRKADGTLFTEADIESQRRFSQALPTLLPGPVLGEEMSAEEQARLWAKGRGGLWCIDPIDGTTNFANGIPFFAVSIAYLVDHEPRFGVVYNPITDESFYAAQGAGAFLNGTELPLRASAPRLADAVAGVDFKRISHHLGDELAVRPPFYSQRNFGSSALEWCFVAAGRLDVYLHGGQMLWDYAAGRLILAEAGGEAAALDGGSLMAGPAVKRGVIAAASPSLFAEWRAWVLAHS, encoded by the coding sequence ATGCCGAATGCAGCCCAACGTCTCGCCCGCGCCCGGGCGCTCGAATCCCTCGTCCGCGACATCGCGCGCGAGGAGATCCTGCCGCGTTACCTGAAGTCTGCCCGCAGCCGCAAGGCCGACGGCACGCTGTTCACCGAGGCCGACATCGAGTCGCAGCGCCGCTTCAGCCAGGCCCTGCCCACGCTGCTGCCCGGCCCCGTGCTGGGCGAGGAAATGAGCGCCGAGGAACAGGCGCGCCTGTGGGCCAAGGGCCGTGGCGGATTGTGGTGCATCGACCCGATCGACGGCACCACCAACTTCGCCAACGGCATCCCGTTCTTCGCGGTGTCGATCGCCTACCTGGTGGATCACGAACCGCGCTTCGGCGTGGTCTATAACCCGATCACGGACGAATCCTTCTACGCCGCCCAAGGCGCCGGCGCCTTTCTCAATGGCACCGAGCTGCCGCTGCGGGCGTCGGCACCGCGGTTGGCCGACGCGGTGGCGGGCGTGGATTTCAAGCGCATCAGCCATCACCTGGGCGACGAGCTGGCGGTGCGCCCGCCGTTCTATTCGCAGCGCAACTTCGGCTCCAGCGCGCTCGAATGGTGCTTCGTTGCCGCTGGCCGTCTGGATGTTTACCTGCACGGCGGCCAGATGCTGTGGGACTACGCGGCCGGGCGGCTGATCCTCGCCGAAGCCGGCGGCGAGGCCGCGGCGCTCGACGGCGGGTCGCTGATGGCCGGTCCGGCGGTCAAGCGCGGCGTGATCGCCGCCGCCAGTCCGTCGCTGTTCGCCGAATGGCGCGCCTGGGTGCTCGCCCACTCCTGA
- a CDS encoding phosphoribulokinase, translating into MSMKHPIIAVTGSSGAGTTTVKHTFEAIFHRENVNAAVIEGDSFHRYTRDEMKALIEEAEQAGQRGISHFGPEANLFEDLENLFRAYGESATGRRRYYIHNEAQSMRWNLPMGSFTEWEDLPVGTDCLFYEGLHGAVTCDRIDVARHVDLLIGVVPTINLEWIQKLHRDTRVRGYSADAVQDTILRRMHDYVHYIVPQFSRTHINFQRVPVVDTSNPFIARDVPTLDESMVVIRFKDPRGVDFPYLLRMIHDAFMSRANTIVIPGGKLDLAMQLILTPLIWKLMERRRQWV; encoded by the coding sequence ATGTCCATGAAGCACCCGATCATCGCCGTCACCGGCTCTTCCGGCGCCGGCACCACCACGGTCAAGCACACCTTCGAGGCGATCTTCCACCGCGAGAACGTGAACGCGGCGGTCATCGAAGGCGACAGCTTTCACCGCTACACGCGCGACGAGATGAAGGCGCTGATCGAGGAAGCGGAACAGGCCGGGCAGCGGGGCATCAGCCACTTCGGACCGGAAGCCAACCTCTTCGAGGATCTGGAGAACCTGTTCCGCGCCTACGGCGAATCCGCCACCGGGCGGCGGCGCTATTACATCCACAACGAAGCGCAGTCGATGCGCTGGAACCTGCCGATGGGCAGCTTCACCGAATGGGAAGACCTGCCGGTGGGCACCGACTGCCTGTTCTACGAAGGCCTGCACGGCGCCGTCACCTGTGACCGCATCGACGTCGCGCGCCATGTGGACCTGCTGATCGGCGTGGTGCCGACGATCAACCTGGAATGGATCCAGAAACTGCACCGCGACACCCGGGTGCGCGGCTACTCGGCCGACGCCGTGCAGGACACCATCCTGCGCCGCATGCACGACTACGTGCATTACATCGTGCCGCAGTTCTCCCGCACCCATATCAACTTCCAGCGCGTGCCGGTGGTGGACACCTCCAACCCCTTCATTGCGCGCGACGTGCCGACGCTGGACGAATCCATGGTGGTGATCCGCTTCAAGGACCCGCGCGGGGTGGATTTCCCCTACCTGCTGCGCATGATCCACGACGCCTTCATGAGCCGGGCCAACACCATCGTGATTCCGGGCGGCAAGCTCGACCTGGCGATGCAGCTGATCCTGACGCCCCTGATCTGGAAGCTGATGGAACGCCGGCGCCAGTGGGTGTAA
- the tkt gene encoding transketolase — translation MSQSRNVKPPVFNPVTGAIRALAMDAVQQANSGHPGAPMGMAEIAEVLWRHHLKHNPANPQWADRDRFVLSNGHGSMLIYALLHLTGYDLPIEEIKRFRQLHSKTPGHPEYGYTPGVETTTGPLGQGITNAVGMAIAEKVLAAEFNRAGHEIVDHRTWVFLGDGCLMEGISHEACSLAGTLGLGKLVAFYDDNNISIDGHVEGWFTDDTPKRFEAYGWQVIRDVQGHDPAEIEAAIQQARANTTQPTLICCKTVIGAGAPNKQGGHDVHGAPLGTTEIDACRAHIGWTHAPFEIPADVYAAWDARPAGASAEAGWNDKFAAYAAAFPELAAEFKRRVQQQALPADWAAHVATVLGKINDKGETIATRKASQNSIEAFAPKLPELIGGSADLAGSNLTLWSGAKGVSRDTGGNYIYYGVREFGMAAIANGIALHGGLIPYTATFLMFSEYARNALRMAALMKLRQIFVFTHDSIGLGEDGPTHQPVEQTATLRLIPNMDVWRPCDTMESAVAWAHAIERKDGPSCLLFSRQNLPFQTRSAEQIDAIRRGGYVLSEAAGGTPKAVILATGSEVALAMAAQKTLAEAGIAVRVVSMPSTNVFDRQDAAYKAAVLPAGLPRIAVEAGVTDGWRKYVGLEGEVIGLDRFGESAPAGELFKYFGITADAVVEAVRKLVR, via the coding sequence ATGTCGCAGTCGAGAAACGTCAAGCCCCCGGTCTTCAACCCCGTCACTGGCGCCATCCGCGCACTTGCGATGGATGCAGTGCAGCAGGCCAACTCGGGCCATCCGGGTGCGCCGATGGGCATGGCGGAAATCGCCGAGGTGCTGTGGCGCCACCACCTCAAGCACAATCCGGCCAACCCGCAGTGGGCCGACCGCGACCGCTTCGTGCTGTCCAACGGCCATGGCTCGATGCTGATCTACGCGCTGCTGCACCTCACCGGCTACGACCTGCCGATCGAGGAAATCAAGCGCTTCCGCCAGCTGCACAGCAAGACGCCGGGCCATCCGGAATACGGCTACACCCCGGGCGTGGAAACCACCACCGGTCCGCTCGGCCAGGGCATCACCAACGCGGTCGGCATGGCCATCGCCGAAAAGGTGCTGGCTGCCGAATTCAACCGCGCCGGCCATGAAATCGTCGACCACCGCACCTGGGTCTTCCTGGGCGACGGCTGCCTGATGGAAGGCATCAGCCACGAAGCCTGTTCGCTTGCCGGCACGCTCGGCCTGGGCAAGCTGGTCGCGTTCTACGACGACAACAACATCTCCATCGACGGCCACGTCGAAGGCTGGTTCACCGACGACACCCCCAAGCGCTTCGAAGCCTACGGCTGGCAGGTGATCCGTGACGTGCAGGGCCACGACCCGGCCGAAATCGAAGCCGCCATCCAGCAGGCGCGGGCCAACACCACCCAGCCCACGCTGATCTGCTGCAAAACCGTCATCGGCGCCGGCGCCCCTAACAAGCAGGGCGGCCACGACGTGCACGGCGCGCCGCTCGGCACCACCGAAATCGACGCCTGCCGCGCCCACATCGGCTGGACGCACGCTCCGTTCGAAATCCCGGCCGACGTCTATGCTGCGTGGGACGCGCGCCCGGCCGGCGCCAGCGCCGAAGCCGGCTGGAACGACAAGTTCGCCGCCTACGCCGCCGCCTTCCCCGAACTCGCGGCCGAGTTCAAGCGCCGCGTGCAGCAGCAGGCGCTGCCGGCCGACTGGGCGGCGCACGTCGCCACCGTGCTCGGCAAGATCAACGACAAGGGCGAAACCATCGCCACCCGCAAGGCCAGCCAGAACAGCATCGAGGCCTTCGCGCCCAAGCTGCCCGAACTCATCGGCGGCTCGGCCGACCTCGCCGGCTCCAACCTCACGCTGTGGTCGGGCGCCAAGGGCGTCAGCCGCGACACCGGCGGCAACTACATCTACTACGGCGTGCGCGAATTCGGCATGGCGGCCATCGCCAACGGCATCGCGCTGCATGGCGGCCTGATTCCCTACACCGCCACCTTCCTGATGTTCAGCGAATACGCCCGCAATGCCCTGCGCATGGCGGCGCTGATGAAGCTGCGCCAGATCTTCGTGTTCACCCACGACTCCATCGGCCTTGGCGAAGACGGCCCCACCCACCAGCCGGTGGAACAGACCGCCACGCTGCGCCTGATTCCCAACATGGACGTCTGGCGCCCGTGCGACACGATGGAGTCCGCGGTGGCCTGGGCGCACGCGATCGAGCGTAAGGACGGCCCGTCCTGCCTGCTGTTCTCGCGCCAGAACCTGCCCTTCCAGACCCGCAGCGCCGAGCAGATCGACGCCATCCGCCGCGGCGGCTACGTGCTGTCGGAAGCCGCGGGCGGCACGCCCAAAGCGGTCATCCTCGCCACCGGCTCGGAAGTCGCGCTCGCGATGGCCGCGCAGAAGACGCTGGCCGAGGCCGGCATCGCGGTGCGCGTGGTGTCGATGCCGAGCACCAACGTATTCGACCGTCAGGATGCCGCCTACAAGGCCGCCGTCCTGCCCGCCGGCCTGCCGCGCATTGCGGTCGAAGCCGGCGTCACCGACGGCTGGCGCAAGTATGTCGGCCTCGAAGGCGAGGTGATCGGCCTCGACCGCTTCGGTGAATCCGCCCCCGCGGGCGAGCTGTTCAAGTACTTCGGCATTACCGCCGACGCGGTCGTCGAAGCCGTCCGCAAGCTCGTCCGGTAA
- the gap gene encoding type I glyceraldehyde-3-phosphate dehydrogenase, translating to MTIKIAINGYGRIGRCTLRALYELGLRDQFEVVAINASGDLATNAHLTKYDTTHGRFAFPVETEGDNVMIVNGDRIPFFSTKDPLAINWGDLGVDVLLECTGAYTAKAKAEVHLKQGAKKILISAPGGDDVDATIVYGVNHDVLTAAMTVVSNASCTTNCLAPVAKVLQDNIGIEKGLMTTIHAYTNDQVLVDVRHKDLRRARAAAQNIIPTKTGAAKAVGLVLPALKGKFDGFALRVPTMNVSLVDLTFTASRATSKEEINSLMIEASKGALKGVLAVNEAPLVSMDFNHDPHSSVFDATQTRVMDGNLVKVLAWYDNEWGYSCRMLDAAKALAQAK from the coding sequence ATGACCATCAAAATCGCCATCAACGGTTACGGCCGCATCGGCCGCTGCACGCTGCGCGCCCTCTACGAACTCGGCCTGCGCGACCAGTTCGAAGTCGTGGCGATCAACGCCTCCGGCGACCTGGCCACCAACGCCCACCTGACCAAGTACGACACCACCCACGGCCGCTTCGCCTTCCCGGTGGAAACCGAAGGCGACAACGTGATGATCGTCAATGGCGACCGCATCCCGTTCTTCTCCACCAAGGATCCGCTGGCGATCAACTGGGGCGACCTCGGCGTGGACGTGCTGCTCGAATGCACCGGCGCCTACACCGCCAAGGCCAAGGCCGAAGTGCACCTCAAGCAGGGCGCCAAGAAGATCCTGATCTCCGCCCCGGGTGGCGACGATGTGGATGCCACCATCGTCTATGGTGTGAACCACGACGTGCTGACCGCCGCGATGACCGTGGTCTCCAACGCCTCGTGCACCACCAACTGCCTGGCCCCGGTCGCCAAGGTGCTGCAGGACAACATCGGCATCGAAAAGGGCCTGATGACCACCATCCACGCCTACACCAACGACCAGGTGCTGGTGGATGTGCGCCACAAGGACCTGCGCCGCGCCCGTGCCGCCGCGCAGAACATCATCCCCACCAAGACCGGCGCCGCCAAGGCCGTCGGCCTGGTGCTGCCGGCGCTCAAGGGCAAGTTCGACGGTTTCGCGCTGCGCGTGCCGACCATGAACGTGTCGCTGGTCGACCTCACCTTCACCGCCAGCCGCGCCACCAGCAAGGAAGAGATCAACAGCCTGATGATCGAAGCCTCCAAGGGCGCGCTCAAGGGCGTGCTCGCGGTAAACGAGGCGCCGCTGGTGTCGATGGACTTCAACCACGACCCGCACTCCTCGGTGTTCGATGCCACCCAGACCCGCGTCATGGACGGCAATCTGGTCAAGGTTCTCGCCTGGTACGACAATGAGTGGGGCTATTCCTGCCGCATGCTCGACGCGGCCAAGGCGCTGGCCCAGGCCAAGTAA
- a CDS encoding phosphoglycerate kinase: MQVKKLTDLDVRGKKVFIRADLNVPQDEAGNITEDTRIRASIPSIQYCLDNGAAVMVTSHLGRPTEGEVGPDDTLAPVAVRLGQLLHKPVKLIANWVEGGFEVKPGEVVLLENCRCNKGEKKDNEELAKKMAALCDVYVNDAFGTAHRAEATTHGIARFAPVSCAGILMGAEIDALSKALHQPARPLVAIVGGAKVSTKLTILKTLADKVDQLIVGGGIANTFLLAAGKRIGESLAEPEMVREAQQVMDIMKSRGAEVPLPIDVVVADEVSALARANRISVDEVGPHDRILDFGPKTSAKLADIIAHAGTIVWNGPVGVFEHAQFAGGTKMMASAIAHSEAFSIAGGGDTLAAIAKFHIADDVGYISTGGGAFLEFLEGKKLPAIAALEARYEG, from the coding sequence ATGCAAGTCAAGAAACTCACCGACCTCGACGTCCGTGGCAAGAAGGTCTTCATCCGCGCCGACCTCAACGTGCCGCAGGACGAAGCCGGCAACATCACCGAAGACACCCGCATCCGCGCCTCCATCCCGTCCATCCAGTACTGCCTGGACAACGGCGCCGCGGTGATGGTCACCTCCCACCTCGGCCGTCCGACCGAAGGCGAAGTCGGCCCCGACGACACCCTGGCGCCGGTCGCCGTGCGCCTCGGCCAGCTGCTGCACAAGCCGGTCAAGCTGATCGCCAACTGGGTCGAGGGTGGTTTTGAAGTCAAGCCGGGCGAAGTCGTCCTGCTGGAAAACTGCCGCTGCAACAAGGGCGAGAAGAAGGACAACGAAGAGCTGGCGAAGAAGATGGCGGCGCTGTGCGACGTCTATGTCAACGACGCCTTCGGCACCGCCCACCGCGCCGAGGCCACCACCCACGGCATCGCCCGCTTCGCCCCGGTGTCCTGCGCCGGCATCCTGATGGGGGCCGAGATCGACGCGCTGTCGAAGGCGCTGCACCAGCCGGCCCGCCCGCTGGTGGCCATCGTCGGCGGCGCCAAGGTGTCGACCAAGCTGACCATCCTCAAGACGCTGGCCGACAAGGTCGACCAGCTCATCGTCGGCGGCGGCATCGCCAACACCTTCCTGCTGGCAGCCGGCAAGCGCATCGGCGAATCGCTGGCCGAGCCGGAAATGGTGCGTGAAGCCCAGCAGGTGATGGACATCATGAAGTCGCGCGGCGCCGAAGTGCCGCTGCCGATCGACGTCGTGGTGGCGGACGAGGTATCGGCCCTGGCGCGCGCCAACCGGATTTCCGTGGATGAAGTCGGCCCGCACGACCGCATCCTCGACTTCGGCCCCAAGACCTCGGCCAAGCTCGCCGACATCATCGCGCACGCCGGCACCATCGTCTGGAACGGTCCGGTCGGCGTGTTCGAGCACGCCCAGTTCGCCGGTGGCACCAAGATGATGGCCTCGGCCATCGCGCACTCCGAGGCGTTCTCCATCGCCGGTGGCGGCGACACCCTGGCCGCGATCGCGAAGTTCCACATCGCTGACGACGTGGGCTACATCTCGACCGGCGGCGGCGCCTTCCTCGAGTTCCTGGAAGGCAAGAAGCTGCCCGCCATCGCCGCGCTGGAAGCGCGCTACGAGGGCTGA
- a CDS encoding MliC family protein has translation MCPRLLILPAATLLMAACATTPGGSADADSAGVLATDDPAPVQMAFTLASGTYRCEQGLRVDVQRAPGAGNSLEVSWKGRRYHMVRNLSHSGLPRFEDPASGLVWIDLPWKSVLLDGGSGKPLASECRGTAVSQRG, from the coding sequence ATGTGCCCACGTCTGCTCATCCTGCCCGCCGCAACCTTGCTCATGGCGGCTTGCGCGACCACGCCTGGCGGCAGCGCCGACGCCGATAGCGCCGGCGTGCTTGCCACCGACGACCCTGCACCAGTCCAGATGGCCTTTACATTGGCGAGCGGCACCTACCGCTGCGAACAGGGCTTGCGGGTGGACGTGCAGCGTGCGCCCGGCGCGGGAAACAGCCTCGAGGTGTCGTGGAAGGGGCGCCGCTACCACATGGTGCGCAACCTGTCCCATTCGGGCCTGCCGCGCTTCGAGGACCCGGCGAGCGGGCTGGTATGGATAGACCTGCCGTGGAAGAGCGTCCTGCTCGACGGCGGCAGCGGCAAGCCGCTCGCCAGCGAATGCCGCGGCACCGCGGTCAGCCAGCGCGGCTGA
- the pyk gene encoding pyruvate kinase: MPRHTKIVATLGPASSDPQVLERMVHAGVDVVRMNFSHGKAEDHVARAAAIREASARAGRPVGILADLQGPKIRVGKFENGRVTLTRDAEFILDAHCNLGNGQRVGLDYKDLPKDVRAGDILLLDDGRLKLQVERVLGAEIHTRVRVGGELSNNKGINRQGGGLTAPALTAKDMDDIKTAAQIGVDFLAVSFPKSAADMYMARQLMRAAGGDALLIAKIERTEAVANLEEILAASDGIMVARGDLAVEVGDAAVPALQKKMIRAARDHNKLTITATQMMESMITSPVPTRAEVSDVANAVLDGTDAVMLSAETAAGSFPVEVVEAMSRVCLEAEKSAEVSLDREVLDRVFTRIDQSIAMAAIWTAWHLKVKAVASLTQTGSTALWMSRLNCGVPIYALTPEIGARNQMTLYREVYPLLMSQTHFDRDVLLWEAEQVLLDQGVVEYGDLIVLTIGEPIGASGGTNTLKIVRVGEHKAPGVQ; this comes from the coding sequence ATGCCCCGCCACACCAAGATCGTCGCCACCCTCGGCCCGGCCTCCTCCGACCCGCAGGTACTCGAACGCATGGTCCACGCCGGCGTGGACGTGGTGCGGATGAACTTCTCCCACGGCAAGGCGGAAGACCATGTCGCCCGCGCCGCGGCGATCCGCGAGGCGTCGGCGCGTGCCGGACGGCCGGTCGGCATCCTCGCCGACCTGCAAGGGCCGAAGATCCGCGTCGGCAAGTTCGAGAACGGCCGGGTGACGCTGACCCGCGACGCCGAGTTCATCCTCGACGCCCACTGCAACCTCGGCAACGGCCAGCGCGTGGGGCTGGACTACAAGGACTTGCCCAAGGACGTGCGCGCCGGCGACATCCTGCTGCTCGACGACGGCCGCCTCAAGCTGCAGGTGGAGCGCGTGCTCGGCGCCGAGATCCACACCCGGGTGCGGGTCGGGGGCGAGTTGTCCAACAACAAGGGCATCAACCGCCAGGGCGGCGGCCTCACCGCGCCGGCCCTCACCGCCAAGGACATGGACGACATCAAGACCGCGGCGCAGATCGGCGTCGATTTCCTCGCGGTGTCCTTCCCCAAGAGCGCGGCCGATATGTACATGGCCCGCCAGCTGATGCGTGCGGCTGGCGGCGACGCGCTGCTGATCGCCAAGATCGAGCGCACCGAGGCCGTGGCCAACCTGGAGGAAATCCTCGCCGCCTCCGACGGCATCATGGTGGCGCGCGGCGACCTCGCGGTGGAGGTGGGCGACGCCGCGGTGCCGGCGCTGCAGAAGAAGATGATCCGCGCCGCGCGCGACCACAACAAGCTGACGATCACCGCGACCCAGATGATGGAGTCGATGATCACCAGCCCGGTGCCGACCCGCGCCGAAGTGTCGGACGTCGCCAACGCGGTGCTCGACGGCACCGATGCGGTGATGCTGTCGGCCGAGACCGCCGCCGGCAGCTTTCCGGTGGAAGTCGTCGAGGCGATGAGCCGCGTCTGCCTGGAAGCCGAGAAGTCGGCCGAAGTCAGCCTCGACCGCGAGGTGCTCGACCGGGTGTTCACCCGCATCGACCAGTCGATCGCGATGGCAGCGATCTGGACCGCCTGGCACCTGAAGGTGAAGGCGGTCGCCTCGCTCACCCAGACCGGCTCCACCGCGCTGTGGATGAGCCGGCTCAACTGCGGCGTGCCGATCTACGCGCTGACGCCCGAAATCGGCGCGCGCAACCAGATGACGCTCTACCGCGAGGTCTATCCGCTGCTGATGAGCCAGACCCACTTCGACCGCGACGTGCTGCTGTGGGAAGCCGAGCAGGTGCTGCTCGACCAGGGCGTGGTGGAATACGGCGACCTCATCGTGCTCACCATCGGCGAGCCAATCGGCGCCTCGGGCGGCACCAACACCCTCAAGATCGTGCGCGTGGGCGAACACAAGGCACCCGGCGTGCAGTAA